The following coding sequences lie in one Pseudomonas monsensis genomic window:
- a CDS encoding carboxymuconolactone decarboxylase family protein yields MKPRTDFYTASPDALKAMIALETAVSKLPLEKSLIELVKLRASQINGCAFCIDMHTADAIKGGETPRRLFAVTAWREAPFFSDRERAALLWTESLTQLSLTHAPDEDYDVVAAQFTPKEMVDLSVAISTINSWNRLAVGFRKTPQA; encoded by the coding sequence ATGAAACCTCGTACCGATTTCTACACCGCCTCCCCAGACGCGCTGAAAGCGATGATCGCCCTGGAAACCGCCGTTTCCAAACTGCCACTGGAAAAGAGCCTGATCGAACTGGTCAAGCTGCGTGCCTCGCAAATCAATGGCTGTGCGTTCTGCATCGACATGCACACCGCCGACGCAATCAAGGGCGGCGAAACCCCGCGGCGTCTGTTTGCCGTGACCGCCTGGCGTGAAGCACCGTTCTTCAGTGACCGCGAGCGCGCCGCGTTGCTGTGGACCGAATCGCTGACCCAACTGAGCCTGACTCACGCTCCAGACGAAGACTATGACGTGGTGGCCGCGCAGTTCACGCCCAAGGAAATGGTCGACCTGAGCGTGGCGATCAGCACCATCAACAGCTGGAACCGCCTGGCCGTGGGCTTCCGTAAAACCCCGCAGGCTTAA